The nucleotide sequence cccagacattctgagtatatattcactgacagaactattctcctccattttgcagttgtagaacttattggagacttcatatctcccaatccgggcatttgcttgaaatattaacttcaactcctggaacatctcatatgctccatgacgttcaaaatatcgttgaagtcccggctctaagccgtaaagcatggcacactgaactatcgagtagtcatcatctttgctctaccagacgttcataacatctggtgttgctcctgcagcgggtttttcacctagcggtgcttccaggacgtaattcttctgtgcagcaatgaggataatcctcaagttacggacccagtccgtgtagttgctaccatcatctttcaacctagctttctctaggaacacattaaaattcaacggaacaacagaacgggccatctatctacaccaacatagacatgcaaaatactatcaggtactaagttcatgataaattaaagttcaatcaaattacttaagaactctcatttagatagacatccctctaatcatctaagtgatcacgtgatccatatcaactaaaccatgttcggtcatcacgtgagatggagtagttttcaatggtgaacatcactatgttgatcatatctactatatgattcacgctcgacctttcggtctcattattctaaggccatatctgtatatgctaggctcgtcaagtttaacccgagtattttgcgtgtgcaaaactggcttgcacccgttgtatgtgaacgtagagcttatcacacctgatcatcacgtggtgtctcggcacgacgaactgtagcaatggtgcatactcagggagaacacttgtaccttgaaatttagtgagagatcgtcttataatgctatcgctgaactaagcaaaataagatgcataaaggataaacatcacatgcaatcaaatataagtgatatgatatgaccatcatcatcttgtgcctttgatcaccatctccaaagcaccattatgatcaccatcatcaccggcttgacaccttgatctccatcatagcatcgttgtcgtctcgccaactattgcttctacgactatcgctaccgcttagtgataaagtaaaacaattacatgttgattgcatttcatacaataaagcgacaaccatatggctcctgccagttgtcgataattgtgttacaaaacatgatcatctcgtacaataaaatttagcatcatgtcttgaccatatcacattacaacatgccttgcaaaaacaagttagacgtcctctactttgttgttgcaagttttacgtggctgctacgggctgagcaagaatcgttcttacctatgcatcaaaaaccacaacgcggtatagtgattgatttttgatcttcagaaagaaccatgttcattgaatctgattcaactaaagttggagaaacagacacccactagccacctgtgtgcgaagcacgtcggtagaatcagtcacgcgtaagcgtacgcgtaatgtcggtctgagccgcttcatccaacagtaccgctgaatcaagaatcaactagtgacggcaagcaatatgtatatgcccatgcccacaactcctttgtgttctactcgcgcatataacatctacgcataggcctcgctcggatgccattgttggggaacgcagtaatttcaaaaaatttcctacgcacacgcaagatccatctaggtgatgcatagcaacgagaggggagattgttgtccatgtaccctcgtagaccgaaagcggaagcattatgacaacgcggttgatgtagtcgtacgtcttcacgatccgaccgatcctagcaccgaaggtacgacaccttcgcgatttgcacacgtttagctcggtgacgtcccatgaactctagatccagctgaggttgagggagagtttcatcaggaCGATGGTgtaatgacggtgatgatgaagttaccgacacagggcttcgcttaagctctacaacaatatgaccgaggtggaaatctgtggagggggcaccgcacacggaaatctgttgatgaatagattgaaagtttggTGCGCAATTGCGATCCCTCAATCTACCTCTCGTAAGGGAAACTACAACCGGCTGTACTTGGAAAACGTCTCTCACTCCTGGCGCCtgcaaccctagccaccgccaggAGAGTCCAATCTTCCAGCGCCATTCTTCAGCGACCTCGGTCATCgatggtgaggggggtcgccggatccacgcgtgtggatcatTTTTACTGtctcgtagtctaggtttttagtttgttcatcgtcttggcttcggCGATGACGATGACAAcactgaataaagattcttcggatccttctCTAACAAGGCAATCGGTcatatggttggggatggatttggaaaccagtctgttcaagtaaggatggtgtggcggcggcggcatcctcgtggtggacctgtgtcatCAGGCTCCGTCGTTGGGagggcgtttgctccagcgtcggcgtggagcttggaaggtagttcaggagcggatgcagattgtggtttgCATCGACGACATCTGTAAGACGAAACATGTGCTGGGtttgtggttcgtggatggcaggcaTGGTTTCCTCTttggcgtcttagtcgtggtggggtgtcagatctggagttcgatgacgtgtctggggtgttgccccggactgattcgttcaacgacaagggcttcacttttggtgagccaccttggaggtccacaaagctgcatatcagcgatggagccgcgtcgagctcgggtgagaaggtgatccgtcattcttttcttcggtggctgctatggtggtgtCGGAGGCAGGTGACGAGCGTTGGTGTCAAACTCAGAGATGTTCtgttatcttttcagttttgtcatgtcggtcgtTACGTGACTTGTATTTTGATCTTTATGGTATATGAacgagacacgtattaccatgcaaaaaaatttGGTGCGCAATTTTTTTAGAGTAGATAGAAATAAGCCACAGGAAAAAAATATTACTCGCTAAAAGAAAGACAAAAAAATATTGGTAGTAAAAAAATAAATTGACGCCTGAgagatggagccgcgtcgagctcgggtgagatggtgatccgtcattcttttcttcggtggctgctatggtggtgtcggaggcaggtgacgggcgttggtatCAAACTCAAAGATGTTAtgttatcttttcagttttgtcatgtcggtcgtTACGTGACTTGtattttgatctttatgatatatgaacgagacacgtattaccatgcaaaaaaagttTTGGTACGCAATTTTTTTGGAGTAGATAGAAATAAGCCACAGGAAAAAATATTACTCACTAAAAGAAAGACAAAAAAATATTGATAGTAAAAAAATAAATCGACGCCTGAgagatggagccgcgtcgagctcgggtgagaaggtgatccgtcattcttttcttcAGTGGCTGCTATGGTGGTGTCGGAgacaggtgacgggcgttggtgtcaaacTCAGAGATATTCtgttatcttttcagttttgtcatgtcggtcgtTACGTGACTTGtattttgatctttatgatatatgaatgagacacgtattaccatatAAAAAAATTGGTGCGCATTTTTTTTGGAGTAGATAGAAATAAGCCATAGGAAAAAAATATTACTCACTAAAAGAAAGACAAAAAAATATTGGTAGTAAAAAAATAAATCGACACCTCAAACTCAGAGATATTCtgttatcttttcagttttgtcatgtcggtcatTACGTGACTTGtattttgatctttatgatatatgaatgagacacgtattaccatgtaaAAAAATTGGTGCGCAATTTTTTTTGGAGTAGATAGAAATAAGCCACAGGAAAAAAATATTACTCAATAAAAGAAAGACAAAAAATATTGGAAGTAAAAAAATAAATCGACGCCTCAAACTCAGAGATATTCtgttatcttttcagttttgtcatgtcggtcgtACGTGACTTAtattttgatctttatgatatatgaatgagacacgtattaccatgtaaAAAAAATTAGTGCGCATTTTTTTTGGAGTAGATAGAAATAAGCCACAGGAAAAAAATATTACTCACTAAAAGAAAGACAAAAAAATATTGGTAGTAAAAAAAATAAATCGACACCTCAAACTCAGAGATATTCtgttatcttttcagttttgtcatgtcggtcatTACGTGACTTGtattttgatctttatgatatatgaatgagacacgtattaccatgtaaAAAAATTGGTGCGCAATTTTTTTTGGAGTAGATAGAAATAAGCCACAGGAAAAAAATATTACTCAATAAAAGAAAGACAAAAAAATATTGGTAGTAAAAAAATAAATCGACGCCTCAAACTCAGAGATATTCtgttatcttttcagttttgtcatgtcggtcatTACGTGACTTAtattttgatctttatgatatatgaatgagacacgtattaccatgtaaAAAAATTGGTGCGCAATTTTTTTGGAGTAGATAGAAGAAAAAATATTACTCATACTCACTAAAAGAAAGACAAAAAAATATTGGTAGTAAAAAATAAATCGACGCCTGAGAGATTCGACGTATTACCATGTAAAAAAATTGGTGCGCAATTTTTTTTGGAGTAGATAGAAATAAGCCACAGGAAAAAAATATTACTCAATAAAAGAAAGACAAAAAAATATTGGTAGTAAAAAAATAAATCGACGCCTCAAACTCAGAGATATTCtgttatcttttcagttttgtcatgtcggtcatTACGTGACTTAtattttgatctttatgatatatgaatgagacacgtattaccatgtaaAAAAATTGGTGCGCAATTTTTTTGGAGTAGATAGAAGAAAAAATATTACTCATACTCACTAAAAGAAAGACAAAAAAATATTGGTAGTAAAAAATAAATCGACGCCTGAGAGATTCGAACTCTCGCGGGGAAACCCCATGTACTTAGCAGGCACACGCCTTAACCACTCGGCCAAAGCGTCCTTTCTAATTTTGTAGCTACTTTACATTTTATAAATGAATTTGACATCCAACCCGATTCGTTCCCGGAAACCCTCCACCAGCCAGGACACAGCAATCAGAGCATGGACAGCGGCGGCGGGAGGAGCCTCCGGCCCGGACGAGCCTCGCGACGCGCGCGTGGTGCGGGAGCTCCTCCGGTCGATGGGGCTCGGCGAGGGCGAGTACGAGCCGCGCGTCGTGCACCAGTTCCTGGACCTGGCCTACCGCTACGTCGGCGACGTGCTCGGCGACGCCCAGGTCTACGCCGACCACGCAGCCAAACCCCAGCTCGACGCCGACGACGTCCGCCTCGCCATCCAGGCCAAGGTCAACTTCTCCTTCTCCCAGCCGCCGCCACGCGAGGTAAGAGTACTACTACCAATCTCACCAAAAACCCTAGTATATCTTCGTTAGATTCGGACAAATTACGAGGTTTCGTAGCTTCATTCAATTGGTGAATGACGAGGACAAGGGTGCGCTTTAAACTCTAGATCCAGGACCGGCTTTCCTGTGAACCTATCAGATTCGGAGAGAGTAATGTTATGGACTCCAATTGGGGAAAGGATAAGCACTGTAGAGGATGTGCAGATGCGTCCCGGAAGAAACAATCGAGATACTACTCCCTCCAATTGGAGTACGAAAAATATCTGGTTCTTGGCTGAAATCTCAACGGCTAAGAGTGCGAAAAATGATGTGTGCTGTTGAGATTTCAGTTAATTTCTGGTTCTTGGCTGGGAGATATTTTTTGGGGAAAATTTGAATTTCAAATAAGGCTCAACTTCTCAATTAAATGCGTTCCACAATAAGAACACATCAATCAAAGATTCAGACATGGTGTTTAGAAGCCACCATCCCCAACGCAACACAGAGATTGTGGTTTTTAGCCCTTGAGCTCATGAAATGTCGTTTTTTCTACACTCTTAGCCATCAGAGGGACCAACATATCAGGCAGTGTTATACTGAAATTATAATGAAAAAAATTGGAGCAAATGTGGGATTCGAACCCAGATTCATCTCAAGTAGTACATTACCAGTACCACCTTACCACTAGGACCAAGATGACTCCTTTATCCTTTAGGAAGTTGGAACTGACAGAACTTTTGCCAGTTTGGTGGGATATAATCAGGGAGTTCCGAGATTTAAATCCCAGGGTGCAGCTAGTAGCAGAAACGAATACCTTCTCGATGTAAGGAAAATCCTATTCTTATTTTAGATTGTACCTGCTCTGATGATTTTAGCAACCGTCACTACAATGAATcggtacatactccctccgttcctaattacttgtcgcaggtatggatgtatctagatgtattttagttctagatacatccatttctgcgacaattaatttggaacggagggagtaaaacttTTTGTAGAACCTGTACGTTTGAATAGCATTGCTCAGGTAAGATCAATACCACCAATAGGTGGGAGAAGTTAGAAGTGAAGGTAGTAGAATAgaaccccgcccccccccccccccaccccaccctcaaagtaaaaaagcaaaagaGCCCTTTCTAGCCTCCATCAAGGGAAAACCTTTCATATCTGTGCACATGATGCAAGGAGAGTCTAGTTGGGGCAGAACATTGACTTCAATTCAGTCCATGTCTTGTTAGGAATGTTCAGCTGAGCCCATTTCTTGTTTGAAAAGTTGAATGCTTATCTTCTGAAGGGTCTAAAATCTTAGGAATCATGTGCAACTAGTAGTTCTATATACTCAATTTAAACTTTGAGAATCAAGCAAGAAATAAATACCCTCTTCTGTTAGTGCAGAGATGCTGCTGCCGTAGCAGCCGAGTCAAATAGCAATGATTCGAAGCACTTCTTCTTCCATTACACTATTTTGGAAACTTAAGGACTCGATTGTATGGATATGGAAAATACAGGATTTCCGATCCTAGTGGGAAAAGGAGGGAAACGGATACTCAATTTAAAGTGAGTAAACAGAATTTCATACCCGATCTCATAGATCCCTACAGAATTCTGTGGAAAGCCGTATTCGATGAAAGTCGTATGTACGGCTTGGCGGGAATCTTTAGAAAGAGGATCTTTTGTCTGTTGCAACTGGAAACAGGAATACTCAGTTTCCTTATTAGTTGGCTTTACTCTTTAGATATATTATGTGTAGTTGTAAATAACTTTCGTTAGATTTGGACACTCTtcatggatgggtcaagtcaaataATCACATAGAAGGGAGAGCATCTGTTAGAGCCTCTAGATCGAAGGTATGCCTGTGTCAGAGGGCTGATGAGGTATTGATGAGGACGCACTGTAGCCATCGCAGATCAGAAAGGTAACGGGGTAGTGGGGAATAGAGATTAGGGGAAGACTTCTTTATTGATAGCTTGCATCAGTCACTGCAGCTACGGAGCCTTTATACAGGTGACTCAAGACCAGTGTCCTGGATGGATACAAACTTAAAGTGCTGTGGAACGTGACTGCTGCAGGTTCTGTTGAAAGGACTCTTAACTTAGGGAACAAAAGATTAATAGAACTCTTAGCCTATTCCAACTCAGGTGTGTCTGCTGTGGCCTGTGGGTTTCCTCCTCTGATATGGAATTCCCCACATAACACTCCGTAATGCCGGTTATCTACCAATTCATTGGTACACTGGCGCCCCCACTCCCACCCCTCCAAATCTCTGGGAACAGGCTACCTGTAGTAGAAAACAATGTTTTATAATGTATGGCTATTCTAATATAGAAACATGAAACAAACAGGGTATGATTCTTAATGTGTATGAGGCTGGCATCTGAAGACATACCTAAAATGTTGATGAATCATATTAGGTATTACAAAGATATTAGAGATTGAGGGTCACTCACAAGTGTACTCACTTACGGGTTAGACGGGTTAGCCGGTAAGTGAAACTAAAGAAGATCTTGCGTAGATAAAGGCTATGAACAACTCTTGTGGTGTTTTATGTTTTATCAGATCCGTGGAAACTCTAGCTGACACAAAGTACTCTGTATGCATAGGTGGTTGACGAGTCATTTTGCTGATGTCACAGGTTCTGCTTGAGTTGGCACGCAGCCGGAACAAGATCCCGCTACCCAAGTCTATTGCTCCACCTGGCTCGATTCCTCTGCCACCTGAGCAGGACACTTTGCTGACTGAAAACTACCAGCTTCTACCCGCACTGAAGCCACCAACTCAGACTGAAGAAGCAGAAGATGACAACGAGGGAGCTGACGCAATCCCTGGCAATCCCAGTCCAAACTATTCACAGGATCAGAGGGGCAACGAGCAACGTCAGCCTCAGAGCCAGAGCCAGAGGGTTTCTTTCCAACTGAACGCGGTGGCTGCCACGGCTGCAAAGCGCCCTCTAGTGACAATTGATCAGTTGAACATGGGCTAACTAACTGATGCTTGTGTAGCTTGCTGGGACCGCCCTTTCTGGCTAGCGCCCTCCTATTGCACCATGAAAAATGCTGATTGCTGAGGAAAGGGAGCAGCCTTGCAAGTAGTGTAAGTAGTAGCTGTGCACCTCTGTTTTATTAATTTCTGTGCATTATTGTCAACTTGTTGATTTTGTAGATCTTGTCGAACTTGAGCTGTCTCGTCGTTGTTTCTGAATGCTAAGTCGGTGTTTCTATTGTGACTGTGTTCCTATTATGCTTTTGGTGGCATGTGGCACATATTTGGTTGGTTAAAATGAGGACCAAACAAACTAAGTGTACAATATAGAAATAAATCTTTTTTTTATCGATATAGAGATAAATCTGTAGTTCACTATTTTTCTCATTGTTTGCTTTTAATGCTAGGGCTAGTAGGATGTAGTGTTACCTTCTGTGCATGTCGCCTGAAGAACTATtgacaaataaaaacaaaaacaaaacagcccgtctagctcagttggtagagcgcaaggctcttaaccttgtggtcgtgggttcgagccccacggtgggcgaccAACCTTTTTATTTTACTCTCCAGGAATCAATTTCCTTGTGCAATGCATGAATGAtgaagagagaattccttatttgacccTTTCTTAAAATTTGCTTCCTTATTTGACCCAAATAAAATTTTCTTCCCTATATGACATCTAAAGTAAATTTTGTTCCTTATCTGACACTTTTGTTCATTTTAGGCATTAACTGTGTTAAGTGTGAGATGAAAAGACCATTTTGCCCCTAATGCATTTTGCAAATATCATGATGTAGTAAAAAAAAGCAACCCAGTTCATCCATATTTTAGCGATGTTGGAAGGATGCTGCACATGTATGTGTATGCTTCAATATTTTGTTTCTTAGGTAAACTGATTTGTGCGTTTAAAAGCTGTATAAAACATCCGTAGAAATTATACTAGCATATCTATTATTTGTACTACAGAGTCGACGGCCGTCGATTAGCCAACGGCGCTGTAGCGGTCTTGGCCTTGGGCGTCCACCAGTCCACACACGGCGCCACGGGCGCGGCTGCTCATACGTGGTGCTATGAGTTGTGGACGGCGCCGGCATGGTCTGCAGGTGCACGGCAGCAGCGATTAAAGATGTGCGCGGCAGCAGCGATTAAAGACCTACACATCATACAACAGTACTTTGATAGATCAAAGTTACATTTTCCTCACATAGACGCTGAACAGATTACGTAAGGAAAAAAAAAACTATTGGAGCATAGATATAGATGTGCATCATCCATTGAACATCCTAAAAACATGGGTGAACTGATTGCTTTTTTTACTACATTTAGGATAGTTACACAATGCATTAGGGGCAAAATGGTCTTTTTGCCTCACATTTAACTTGGTTAGTGTCTAAAATGGACGAAAGTGTCATATAAGGAACAAAATTACTTTAGGTGTCAAATATTTTGGGTCAAATAAGGAAGCAAATTTTAAGAACGGGCCAAATAAAAAATTCTCTCAATGATGAATCAGCTTGTAATTTGTACGCAGGCACTTGCCTTTGCTCAGGCTGTGTTCCAATAGTTTCTTTTTTCGAAATAGTTCTTTGCATTACTCAATCAGGGAATACAAATCACGTTCCAGACCTGACACAAGCCACACAACAGTTCGAACTTAGGACCTACC is from Triticum aestivum cultivar Chinese Spring chromosome 3A, IWGSC CS RefSeq v2.1, whole genome shotgun sequence and encodes:
- the LOC123062782 gene encoding transcription initiation factor TFIID subunit 9 — encoded protein: MGLGEGEYEPRVVHQFLDLAYRYVGDVLGDAQVYADHAAKPQLDADDVRLAIQAKVNFSFSQPPPREVLLELARSRNKIPLPKSIAPPGSIPLPPEQDTLLTENYQLLPALKPPTQTEEAEDDNEGADAIPGNPSPNYSQDQRGNEQRQPQSQSQRVSFQLNAVAATAAKRPLVTIDQLNMG